In the Sediminibacter sp. Hel_I_10 genome, one interval contains:
- a CDS encoding glycosyltransferase family 2 protein: MDSKKRNENLFIIIVSYNGTLWIERCLSSCAHHNIIVVDNGSTDATVATIKRKFPEVIMFEMEENLGFGQANNVGMAHALKNGAEHVFLLNQDAYLVDDVIERLKAFQKNNQEYGILSPIHINGEQNKLDRGFFKYALKAEKDNFISDSVMDKLLKPVYDVPFINAAAWLISKRCLETVGGFDPIFFHYGEDVNYCQRVLFHKFKIGIIPNTYVIHDREARTKEIPKPFSRAYYTKYERHQKLVLANINRNDISKQLKFRFRFLNGLLLKGILKCNRHEVSESVLKRRILKTIEREILQSRNLNTQEKANYLKL; this comes from the coding sequence ATGGATTCAAAAAAAAGAAATGAAAATCTTTTTATCATCATTGTATCTTATAACGGCACGTTATGGATAGAACGCTGTTTAAGCAGTTGTGCTCATCATAACATCATTGTTGTTGATAATGGCTCTACAGATGCTACCGTGGCAACAATAAAACGAAAGTTTCCAGAAGTGATCATGTTCGAGATGGAGGAGAATCTCGGTTTTGGTCAAGCCAATAACGTCGGTATGGCACACGCTCTAAAAAATGGTGCTGAACATGTATTTCTGCTTAATCAAGATGCCTATCTGGTAGATGATGTGATAGAACGATTGAAAGCTTTCCAAAAAAATAACCAAGAATATGGTATTTTGAGTCCCATTCATATTAATGGCGAACAAAACAAATTAGATCGAGGTTTTTTTAAATATGCCCTAAAAGCTGAAAAAGATAACTTTATATCAGACAGCGTGATGGATAAGTTGCTGAAACCGGTTTATGATGTGCCATTTATTAACGCGGCTGCCTGGCTTATTTCTAAAAGATGTCTTGAAACTGTGGGAGGGTTTGACCCCATCTTCTTTCATTATGGAGAAGACGTCAACTATTGCCAACGCGTGTTATTTCATAAATTCAAAATAGGGATTATACCAAACACATATGTCATACATGATAGAGAAGCGCGGACCAAGGAAATACCAAAACCTTTTTCAAGAGCGTACTACACAAAGTATGAGCGCCACCAAAAATTAGTTCTGGCAAATATAAATCGTAATGACATCTCTAAGCAATTGAAATTTAGATTCCGATTTTTAAACGGTCTTTTATTAAAGGGGATTTTAAAATGTAACAGACATGAAGTTTCAGAATCAGTTTTAAAACGACGTATTTTAAAAACAATAGAGCGCGAAATCTTACAAAGTCGAAATTTAAATACCCAAGAAAAAGCCAATTATTTAAAGCTATAA
- a CDS encoding glycosyltransferase, producing the protein MITYNHEDYIYESVISILNQQVSFSYNLIIANDCSPDNTDKIIDDIKASHDKGYLINYYSHAKNIGVHANFEFALNKCKGQYVAVCEGDDYWIDNLKLQKQVDFLNKNPNYNLITGYARQYFQNDNLFKDPLVYEKLSFDFRDMIYQNHCSTCSTMFRNIFNDTEPFKLLKNLGADRQLWIRVLGKNAKGMKMDEINVVYRRHDSSLTGKRRALNPNFLEKIGYIKSKIRKANYWNDYFDGEATASVISLKSKLYKKIVRLSKDEKQWSYFILYVFKFYISKVLIQYNNIIHSK; encoded by the coding sequence ATGATTACCTATAATCATGAAGATTATATTTATGAATCAGTTATAAGTATTTTAAATCAGCAAGTGTCGTTTTCTTATAATTTGATTATTGCAAACGATTGTTCTCCAGATAATACAGATAAAATTATTGATGATATCAAAGCATCTCATGATAAAGGATATTTAATTAATTATTATTCTCACGCTAAAAATATTGGAGTCCATGCAAACTTTGAATTTGCATTAAACAAATGTAAGGGACAGTATGTAGCTGTTTGTGAGGGTGATGATTATTGGATAGATAACCTTAAATTACAAAAACAAGTTGATTTTCTTAACAAAAACCCCAATTATAATTTAATCACAGGTTACGCACGCCAATATTTTCAAAATGATAATTTGTTTAAAGACCCTCTTGTTTACGAAAAGTTATCTTTTGATTTTCGTGATATGATTTATCAAAATCATTGTTCTACATGTTCTACAATGTTTAGAAATATTTTTAATGACACTGAGCCGTTTAAATTATTAAAGAATTTAGGAGCAGATAGACAGTTGTGGATAAGGGTTTTGGGTAAAAATGCTAAAGGAATGAAAATGGATGAAATTAATGTGGTATATAGACGACATGATAGCAGTTTAACTGGTAAAAGACGTGCTTTGAATCCAAATTTCCTCGAAAAGATAGGTTATATAAAATCAAAAATAAGAAAAGCAAACTATTGGAATGATTACTTTGACGGAGAAGCAACAGCTTCTGTTATAAGTTTAAAGAGTAAATTATATAAAAAAATAGTGAGATTATCTAAAGATGAAAAGCAATGGAGCTATTTTATACTATACGTATTTAAATTTTATATATCCAAAGTACTCATTCAATATAATAATATAATTCATTCCAAATAA